The following DNA comes from Streptomyces sp. NBC_00273.
AGTCCGTCACGAAACAGGTGACCCGGCCGGCCGCGTCCCGCCCCACCCAGGTGGGGTACGCCCCGTCGCCCCAGCCGGACTGGAAGACCGCCACTTGATGTCCCCCGGGGCCGCTGAGCACGTAGGGGCCGGGGTGTCGGTACCCGTCCGCGAGGAACGGGGCGCGCAGCAGCTCCCGGGTGGCTTCGCGGTCGGCGAAGTCCCGCCCGGCGGACGCGTCGTGGAAGGCCCCCACGCCGGCGTCCACGCCGTAGCCGTAGAGCTCGCCCGGCCCCAGGTCCTCCAGGCGCTGCTCGCCGCTGAGCGCGAGCTCCCAGGCGGCCGTCGGCGCCTCGTTGACCACCAGCCGCAGGGCGGCGAGGTCCGGGCGGGGGGACCCCTGCGGCGGCGGCTCGTCGGCCGGGGCCCAGG
Coding sequences within:
- a CDS encoding DUF4241 domain-containing protein, with amino-acid sequence MPLAAPDFARHFTPGHAFRDEEGDLGTLSVADGGELWLPTGRLVACDPMAYLGLDSTPAFHVEVAPGHYRLEAALVTWAPADEPPPQGSPRPDLAALRLVVNEAPTAAWELALSGEQRLEDLGPGELYGYGVDAGVGAFHDASAGRDFADREATRELLRAPFLADGYRHPGPYVLSGPGGHQVAVFQSGWGDGAYPTWVGRDAAGRVTCFVTDFFVVPPQEGASA